In the Leptotrichia sp. oral taxon 212 genome, one interval contains:
- a CDS encoding U32 family peptidase, with protein MNIVAPAGNYEKLEAAIKAGANEVYFGLKGFGARRNNQNLNIKEILDGIDYAHLRGVKTLLTLNTIMKDVEIDSAYYNISRIYEHGIDAVIVQDLGFVKFLKENFPELTIHGSTQMTVANHVEVNKLKELGLSRVVLARELSFEEIKSIREKTDIELEIFVSGSLCIAYSGNCYISSFIGGRSGNRGLCAYSCRKKFQDEEGNKAYFLSPNDQLLQTEEINKLKEIGINAIKVEGRKKSNEYVYETVSYYDNILKGKPRPTESYKLFNRGYSKGYFYLDNKLMNFKYSSNFGYFLGARIENSNNFKIDDEVILGDGVQFVDEDFEKISGEYVSKITVKGKKVQKAEKNDIISIGKLPENTKYIYKNYSKEINDRIIHNIKVSKRFSAVEAELYAEKGKEMILKFSVNNLKGEKITAIKKGNVITEDAKKEITTAQIAEKLGELGETTFELGNVKIDYDGASFIPFSELKNLKRECVKQLEEKLLESYKRNGSPKKTYSFNNGKIEKEPVFSALVSNDKQEKACREAGITKIYHKQYDVAKEKNLEKTDKIKLNTNLASNLYQAVIGEKNGLKGQSLDWNLNVYNNHTLDLFSEFDNLETVFLSPELNYKQLKNIKSDKIKKGMIIYGYLKGMYIEHKIFDKDYKELKGEHYDRYKILKNDLDNIELYLDKPMNLIPKLDLIKEFNFDELRMDFTFETPEEVKKIIGSLKTKKGNYNPYSFERGVF; from the coding sequence ATGAATATAGTCGCACCAGCAGGAAATTATGAAAAGTTAGAGGCGGCAATAAAGGCAGGGGCAAATGAAGTATATTTTGGTCTTAAGGGTTTTGGAGCAAGAAGAAATAACCAGAACCTTAATATAAAGGAAATACTTGATGGAATAGATTATGCACATTTAAGAGGAGTAAAAACACTGCTGACTTTAAATACAATAATGAAAGATGTCGAAATTGATTCGGCATATTACAATATAAGTAGAATATACGAACACGGTATAGATGCTGTAATAGTACAGGATTTAGGTTTTGTAAAATTTCTTAAGGAAAATTTTCCTGAACTGACAATACACGGGAGTACACAGATGACAGTGGCAAATCATGTGGAAGTAAATAAACTGAAAGAATTAGGTCTTAGCAGAGTGGTACTTGCAAGAGAGTTGTCATTCGAAGAAATAAAGAGCATAAGGGAAAAAACAGATATAGAACTTGAAATATTTGTTTCGGGATCACTATGTATCGCCTATTCGGGAAACTGCTATATAAGCAGCTTTATAGGAGGAAGAAGTGGAAATCGTGGTCTCTGTGCATATTCCTGCAGAAAAAAGTTTCAGGATGAGGAAGGAAATAAGGCATATTTCCTAAGTCCAAACGATCAGCTGCTGCAGACAGAGGAAATTAATAAACTGAAAGAAATAGGAATTAATGCAATAAAAGTTGAAGGAAGAAAAAAGTCGAACGAGTATGTTTATGAAACAGTAAGCTATTATGACAATATACTAAAAGGAAAACCTAGACCAACTGAAAGTTACAAATTATTTAACAGGGGATATTCAAAAGGATATTTTTATCTGGATAATAAACTTATGAATTTTAAATATTCGTCAAATTTTGGATATTTTCTAGGTGCGAGAATTGAAAACAGTAATAACTTTAAAATAGACGATGAGGTTATTTTAGGAGATGGAGTTCAGTTTGTAGATGAGGATTTTGAAAAAATTTCAGGCGAGTATGTAAGCAAAATAACAGTAAAAGGAAAAAAAGTTCAGAAAGCTGAAAAAAATGATATTATTTCAATTGGAAAACTGCCTGAAAATACAAAATATATATATAAAAATTACTCTAAGGAAATAAATGACAGAATAATTCACAATATAAAAGTTTCTAAAAGATTTTCAGCTGTTGAAGCAGAATTGTATGCAGAAAAAGGAAAAGAGATGATATTGAAATTTTCTGTAAATAATCTGAAGGGAGAAAAAATAACAGCCATAAAAAAGGGAAATGTAATAACAGAAGATGCAAAAAAAGAAATTACGACGGCGCAGATTGCTGAAAAACTGGGAGAATTAGGAGAAACTACATTTGAACTGGGAAATGTAAAAATAGATTATGATGGAGCTTCCTTTATTCCTTTCAGTGAATTGAAAAATCTGAAAAGAGAATGTGTAAAACAGCTTGAGGAAAAACTTCTGGAATCATATAAGAGAAATGGAAGTCCTAAAAAGACATATTCATTTAACAATGGTAAAATAGAAAAAGAGCCCGTATTTTCAGCACTTGTTTCAAATGATAAACAGGAAAAGGCTTGCCGTGAAGCAGGAATAACTAAAATTTATCATAAGCAGTATGATGTGGCGAAGGAAAAAAATCTTGAAAAAACTGATAAAATAAAGTTAAATACCAATCTTGCATCGAATCTTTATCAGGCTGTAATAGGGGAAAAAAATGGATTAAAAGGTCAGTCGCTTGACTGGAATCTGAATGTATATAATAATCATACATTAGATTTATTTTCAGAATTTGATAATCTTGAAACAGTGTTTCTGTCGCCTGAACTGAATTATAAGCAGCTTAAGAATATAAAGTCTGACAAGATAAAAAAAGGAATGATAATATACGGATACTTAAAGGGAATGTACATTGAACATAAAATATTTGATAAAGATTATAAGGAACTGAAGGGTGAACATTATGACAGATATAAAATACTGAAAAATGATCTGGACAATATTGAACTTTATCTGGATAAGCCTATGAACTTGATTCCAAAATTAGATTTGATTAAGGAATTTAATTTTGATGAGCTGAGAATGGATTTTACATTTGAAACGCCTGAAGAAGTTAAAAAAATTATAGGAAGTCTAAAAACAAAAAAAGGAAACTATAATCCTTATTCATTTGAAAGAGGAGTATTCTAA